A stretch of Gymnodinialimonas phycosphaerae DNA encodes these proteins:
- a CDS encoding sulfotransferase family protein — MTATLPPLASDKMPLFIVGSMRSGSTWLRDMLRRVPDFICPEETHFLRWSEAFRSPGGMAPHVHNRLLRKHREMDGVTQDVFDLILKRSPSKVHLQRRYISAFAAAKGVSEPFRWFDKTPQNIYGLPMILSEFPRARIVHLVRNPLNVVASLQLGRQVLIPDLHGAINCWLEAVTIWDAIAKSAPRRMIEVRYEDILDNVPGTLSDLMEFAQVPCSEGLWEASDARREKNQWKTVLSHRDAAIVARRCDKLASLRGYDLPAQVRAAEDR, encoded by the coding sequence ATGACCGCAACGCTCCCGCCGCTGGCCTCGGACAAGATGCCTCTGTTCATCGTCGGGTCGATGCGATCCGGAAGCACGTGGTTGCGGGACATGCTGCGGCGCGTGCCTGATTTCATCTGCCCGGAAGAGACGCATTTTCTGCGCTGGTCGGAAGCCTTCCGCTCGCCCGGCGGAATGGCGCCGCATGTCCACAATCGACTGTTGCGCAAGCACCGGGAAATGGATGGCGTAACCCAAGATGTCTTCGACCTTATCTTGAAACGCAGCCCGTCGAAGGTGCATCTGCAACGGCGCTACATCAGCGCGTTCGCCGCCGCCAAGGGCGTGTCCGAACCATTTCGCTGGTTCGACAAGACACCTCAGAACATCTACGGACTCCCGATGATCCTGTCCGAGTTTCCGCGCGCCCGCATCGTGCATCTGGTGCGCAACCCCCTCAACGTGGTGGCCAGCTTGCAATTGGGCCGCCAAGTTCTGATCCCTGACCTGCATGGCGCGATCAACTGCTGGTTGGAAGCCGTGACGATCTGGGACGCGATCGCAAAGTCAGCGCCTCGGCGGATGATCGAAGTCCGCTACGAGGATATTCTGGACAACGTGCCCGGCACCCTCTCGGATTTGATGGAATTCGCTCAGGTGCCGTGCTCCGAAGGCCTGTGGGAAGCGTCCGACGCCCGGCGCGAAAAAAACCAATGGAAGACGGTCCTGTCGCATCGTGACGCCGCCATTGTCGCGCGCCGGTGTGACAAACTGGCGTCCCTGCGAGGCTATGATCTGCCCGCGCAAGTGCGCGCGGCAGAGGATCGCTAG